The segment GCCCGGTGATGACGACGTGGGCTTCGCGCGCGTGGAACCGGGTGGCGAGTCCGGCTCCGATGCCCGACGTCGCGCCGGTGATGAGAACGACGTCGTCGTCGCTGGGCTTCAGGTGTGGCCTTCGACGTCCGATCATGCGAGCGACCCGGCCACGATCTGCCAGGCCAGAGCGGATTTCGCGGCGAGGCTCAGTACGAGGTAGACGAACTCGCCGTACGCGTAGTCCTTCCAGGGCCCGATCCTTCGGTACTGCAGCCATTGGTTGGCCGCGAAGCTCATGAAGAAGACGAACAGGGAGAAGAAGATTCCGTAGACGAACCCGGGAACCTCCGAGGCACCGACGAGGTTCACAGTGATCGCTACCCAGGGTGCGGCACCGGCGACACAGCCGAACCAGAACGCGGTGAGGTCCGGTCGCTGTCCGGGTCGGTCGAAACGCTCCTGCAGCCAACCGAACAGAATCATGGCGACGTTGGCACCCACGATCGCGATGAGCGCGCTGATCTGCGTGATGCCGGCGTACAGGGCGATGAGGACCACCATTATCGTGGCGCTGACGCTGTACTCGAGCCACCGGAATGGGTTGACACCGCGAGAGAGGTTGCGTTCGTACGATGTTCGTAGCGGTGCTCCGGTGACGAAGTGATCCACCGCCGCCAGTGCGAGGAAGACTGCGACGGCGATGCCGATGGGAACAGCGAACGCTTCCTGCGCCTGCGGAACCACCGTTCCCGGTGGTCCCGCCGGGTACGCGGTGGTCACATCGATGGCGAAGTCCGATGCGATGACGAGCACCGCGATGGCCTGAACAGCATGCAGCACGGACAGTGAGAGGTTCCAGATGCGGAGTCGGCTCAGCCTGTTCGGCGAGAGTGTGTGCTCGGTGGCGATGGCCGGGTGCGGTGTACGTGCCATGTCCGTTAGCCTTACAGATTGTAAGGCTGCTGACAAGGATCGGGCAGGAGGACGCTGTGACGGCGAACAAAGAGCTGTCCGCGCGCGAACGGATCATGCTCGCAGCGATCGAATTGGCCGACCAGCAGGGGACCGGCCGCATGACGATGTCCGCGGTAGCCGCGCGCGCAAGGGTTTCGCGGCCGACGCTGTACAGCTACTTTCCCGACGTGTCTCGGATTCTGGAGGCCTGGGTCGAGCAGGAAGTAGTACGCGTCGAGGCGCAGCTCCAGGACGTACTGGAGCAGGGTGCAGGTTCGGATCCGATGACAGTGCTGGGTGACTACATCGACCTGCAGTTGATCTATTTCGTCGAATCTCCGACGAGGGCCCTGCTCACGACAGCCGCCCTTGGGTCGCCGCCGCAGTCCGTCACCGGGCACATCGAACGGTTCCGCGCAGACGTATACGGGCTGCTGTCGGCTCTGGACAGGCAAGGACGTCTTCGGGCCGACGTGGACGTCGAGATGCTGGCCGGTCTTGTCATCGCCGGGATCACCTCGATGACGTCTCACGTGCTGGAGGAACAGATGTCGCCTACCGAGGCGCGACGCCAATTGCTGGACATACTCTTTCGAGGATCGCTTCGCTCGTGACAGTCCGCGACCCCGACTGTCACTGTCGGTCGCGCTTGGGTTGCCATCGAGCTGCGCGCTCGCCGATCGATGCGAGCCGAGCAGTCTCGTGCACTCGTGCGGCTCGGGTCTCGGGCCGCTTGGCGGTCACGATCCACTCCAGAATCCCGCGACGCGCGGACGGTGGGAATTGGTTCCAATTGTTCTCCGCGCCAGCATATTCGGCGAAGGCAGCCGCGAGGTCATCGGGAACGATCAGATCCTCGACCTCGTCGAGGACGGTCCATGATCCATTGGCGACGGCAGCCTCGACGGCGCTCTCCCCCGCCGGCAACATCAGGCCCGCATCTCGAAGGGTCTCGATTCGAATCTTGTTCGGACGGGACCATGCACTGGTGAGCTTCCTGGGGGAGAAATACAGCATGGTTCGCTCGTCGTCGAGCTTGCGCGGTCGGCTGTCGACCCACCCCACGGCGAGTGCTTCCGACACGGCGTCGTCGTAGCTGATCGCCGGTTTTCCAGTGGCCTTCTTCCACGACACCAGCCACGCGGATTCCGAAGTTCCGTGATTGGCGGTCAGCCACGTCCGCCACTGCGCACGTGTCTCGGCATGCACCCTCGGTGCGTCGTCCATGACGGCCATGCGTATCCCTTCCCTCACTGCCTCGACAGTCCGTCACTGTCTCGGAGACAACCACTCGTTTATGCTGCGATTATGGGCGAAATTCCCTTCAGTCGTGTCGATGATGCGAGGCATTCGTGAGTGAGCGCTTTCGATTCGACGCAGTGCTGGAACCGTTGACGTGGGGCAAGAACACGTACACGATCATCCGTGTTCCGACTCGATTGGTCGAGGCAGCGGAGCGGTGGCCGACTCGCCGGATCGACGGTTCGATCGACGGACTGAGTCTCAATCTCGGTCTCAACAAAGCAGATTCGAAGGTGCTGCCCGGGTCGTTCGTCTACATCGGTGCAGCTCTTCAGCGTCGGTTGGGCGTGCGCCCCGGCGACTTGGTGTCGTGCGAATTCGAACCGGCCGACCCCGATCTGGTGCCGGTGCCGCAGGACGTCGCGGAGGCGATGGAGGCGGCACATTGCACATCCGCGTGGGAGCGGAAGCGGCCGAGCGAGCGGCGTCAGTTGTTGATGCCGATCGACAACGCTGCGCGAGAGCAGACCCGAGCAGTCCGCGTAGCGCGACTGGTCGGGATGTTGACGGAGAAACCGCAGCCGGACAGTTGAGGTGCCCAGGCCCGCAGTCACTGCACCGGAACGAGAATTCGCCACGCCCCCAACGCCAGTGAGCCGACGGTGACGAGCAGGAACAGGCCGACCCAGACGATGCCGGGGAGGAAGGTCAACCGGGCCAGCTGATCGGCGTCGGAGTCCCGAGCCCGTCCTGCGCTGCGTGATTTCTGCAGTTCGAGAACGGGACGCGGACCGGCGATCAGCAGGAAGAACGTGATGAAGTACGCCGCAGCGACCTGTTGCTCTCCGGTGCCCCACCAGGACACGACGAACAGGGCGGCGCCGACGACGACAAGTGAGAGCAGCCCGTAGATGTTGCGAATCATCAACAGCATCAACGCAATCGACACGACGCCGATCCACAGCACCGCGACTGCATGTTGGGTTCCGAGCACGAACGCGGCACCGAGACCGAGCAGCGACGGCCCCACGTAGCCGGCGAAGGTCATCGCGATGACGCCGAGGCCGGTGGGCTTGCCCTTGGAGATCGCGACGCCCGAGGTGTCCGAATGCAACCGCAGGCCCATCAGCTGACGACCGGTGATCAGTGCGACGAACAGATGCGCGCCCTCGTGCGCAATGGTGACCACGTTGCGCGCGATCCGCCAGGTCTGCGGAAGCGCCACGATGACGAGAGCCGCCAAGGCGGCGACTTGGACGATCCATACCGGCGGATCAGGACTCACCGCGGAGATGCGGTCCCAGAATTCGTTCACACCACACCCTATGTGAACGGAACTTCGTAGCAGAGACTACGAAGTTCCGTTCACCTGGGACGGTCAGGACGGGCGTGCTTCGGCCTTCGCGCGTTCGCGGGCGAGGGAGCGATCGCGCATCTCCTCGAACTTGGTGGCCTGACGTTCGAGGTCTTCGAGGAACGCGGCGAGTTCTTCGCGCTTGTTCTCACCGCGTGCGGTGAAGTCGTTGCGCTCGAAGACGCTCCACTTGCGCAGCACCGGCCAGACGACGTCCTCGAGGTGCTGACGCAGGTCGTAGATGCCGTGCTTGGCCATCAGCACACCGTTGCGGCGGAAGTTCGGCATCCCGGCACCGGGCATGACGAAGTTCGTCACGATGTCGGAGACCGCGTCGAGAGTCTGGTCGGGCGAGATGTCCATCGCCGCGCCGGTGATGTTGCGGTAGAAGATCATGTGCAGGTTCTCGTCGGCCGCGATGCGCTGGAGCATGCGGTCGGCGATCGGATCGTCGCAGACCTTGCCGGTGTTGCGGTGCGAGACGCGGGTGGCGAGCTCCTGGAAGGTCACGTACGCGACCGAGTGCAGCAGGCCCGTCTGCGACCCTGCCGGCGAAGCGAACCCGTTGGTCATGTGGATCATGCGGGCTTCTTCGAGGGCGACGGGATCGACGCCGCGGGTGACGACGAGGTAGTCGCGCATGACGATGCCGTGGCGATTCTCCTCGGCGGTCCAGCGACCGACCCAGGTTCCCCAGGCACCGTCCTGGGAGAAGTTCTCGGCTATCTCACGGTGGTAGGACGGCAGGTTGTCCTCGGTGAGCAGGTTGGTGATCATCGCGGCCTGTGCGACGTCGGAGAGCTTGGACTGCTCCGGGTCGTAGTCCTGGCCGCCGAGTGCGGCGAAGTTACGGCCTTCGTCCCACGGAACGTAGTCGTGAGGGTGCCACTCCCGCGCCATCGAAATGTGACGGTTCACATTGTCCTCGGCAGTGGGCACCAGCTCTTGCAGAAGCTCGAGCTGTGTCAGATCCCTGGCCATCGAGATGCCTCCTCGCGTTGACGTCAGCTCGCAAGCCTAGGGCGATCGATGCGCATCACGTGGAGCCTTGCCCAGATTCTGTTAGAGGTAGCAACCGACGCCGACACCGCGTGGTGCGACGTCACAGGTCATTTCTGGGCAGGTTCGAGGCCGGAGAAGTTCGGTGCGCGGAACACCCAGCCACGAAGAGCGAGGAACCGGGCGGCTCCGAAGATGCCACTCACAGCGATGACGACGAGAACCTGGAGATACGTCGCCGCTGCCCGGAACAGGATGTGCACGGCGGCCAGTGATGCGGTACTCAGGCCCAAACCGATCAGTGCCAGTCCCCCGGCTTCCCATTGCGTCTGGAACCAACCGACACGACCGGCTGCATGGAAGGTGTGACGACGGTGCAGCTCGTTGGCAAGGACGGTACTTGCGGCCACACCTGCGAGGTTGGCAGTGAACGATCCGAGGGAAGCGAGAGCGACGAACAACAGGGCGTACACACCGTTGCTCGATACCCCGACGATCACGAAGCGCGTGAACTGAGCGAGCACCGACTCCCCGAGCATCCGCGACCTGATGCGAGGCGCACAACCCGGCGACCCGGACGCAGCCGGAACTTTCAGGGAAGTGCTCACGAGGACTCCAGTTGTAGAACCGGAAGCGTCGGTCGGCGCTTCGACTCGATACAACTCCGCCCGCGAACGAATCGGTCTCGGACGTGACGGAAGTCTCAGGCCTTCGTGGAACTTTCTTCCCGAGCGCGCTTCTTACGGTCCAGGTCGATGTTGAGACTGTCGGGCTTGATCGATGCGACGAACAACACCGCAACGAGCACGACCACTACGACGATGGTGATGACGACCACCGCGATGCCGAAAATTGCCAAGATACCGTTCATGTCCTGCCTCCCGTGTCAGGCAATACGGTACTTGTCGTAGACAGGCCGGTCGACGTGCACCCCTGGGTCGTTACTGCAGGCTCCACTCCCGCACCCCTGGGTCGTAACTACAGGGTCAGCTCACCAGGCGCGCCACGGCCCGCATCGGCAACGACAGCCAGGTGGGCCGGTTGCGTGCCTCGTACAGAACTTCGTACACGGCTTTGTCCAGCTCGTATGCGCGCAACAGGTCGGACTCATCGCGGGGATCGTGCCCGGCCACCGAGGCGTATCCGTCGAAGAATGCCGCGATGCTGCGGGCCGCCCACTTCTCGGCTCGCTCTCGCGCTGACAGATCCTCGGGCAGATCGACCAGCAGGTGGTTGGCGGCGTAGTCGAACGAGCGCAGCATTCCCGCCACGTCACGCAGAGCGCTGTCCATCTGCCGACGCTCGGCCAGGGTCTTTGCCGGCTCACCCTCGAAATCGATGAGCAGCCACCGTTCGGGAGTGCCCAGCACCTGCCCCAGATGCAGATCGCCGTGGATGCGCTGCACCGTGGTGCTGTTCGACGCCTCCGCCCGCGAGATCAGAGCGGTCGCCGCCGGGATGTACTGCGCGATCTCCGGCACCACCCGCGCCACTCCCGAGATACGGGCAAGGATCTCCTCGACGGCGGTCGATTCCACCGACCGTTCGGCGGTACCGAGCTGCGATGCCAGGTCGTGGTGCACCTGCGCCACAGCTGCTCCGATTCGATGCGCGTCCGGGGCGAAATCGGCGGGCAATTCTTCGATCGGCGTCTGCGGAGAATCGAACACCTCTTGCACGCTGGCCAGCGCCGCAGTCCAGCCCTCGGCGGAGTTCGCGGCGAAATCCTGGGCCATGCCGAGCGTGGTGGGTTCACCGTCGACTTCGGCTTCGAGCCAGCCCCGAAGCGGCGCGACGTTGACGCTCCCCGCCTCGGCCAGCGCGCGATGCAGTTCCACATCGGGGCTGATGCCCGGCGGCACCTGACGAAACAGCTTGAGCAACAGCAGATCACCGAGAATCACCGATGTGTTGGACTGCTCGGCCCCCAGAACCCGACCGCGCAGACCGCTCGGCACACTCGAACCGTCGACGATCTTGAATTCGATACCGCCAGTGGCCTTTCCGGCGGCAAGTGCATCCCCGTACAGGCCGATGATCTCGGGGTCGCGCAAAGCGTCGAACACCGCCACCTCGCCTGCCACGGGCAGTATCCACGGTCGGAGGTCGTCGGTCAGTTCGGTCCGGAAACCGAGGGGCACCTGGTAGGTCTGTGTGACGGCCGCACCGTCCTGCGTCAACTGCACCTCCACCAGCAGATGCTCGGCCGCGAAATGTGGCTCGTCCCGAAGCACGTCGCGCGCGACGATCCGCACCGCACCGACCGTCGATCCCTTTGCGCCGAACCACCGTTGACCTGGCAACCACGCCGCCAGAGCATCCTCGAGCTGGGTTTCGACCGTGCGTGCCACACTCGAGCTGGAACCGACCATGAGAATCTCTCGCCGCCTTCGGGGGAGTTTGCGGAGCTTGTGACCGTACGCAGCAAAACCTACCCACTCCCGGCGAGGCTCACACACCGACCGCAAAGACACCCGAACGTTATGCAGGTCGTACGCCGGTGCACAGACATGCTCGTAGAGTGGTCACATGTCCGCTCCACTGACCGCCCACATCGACGTACACCGCGCCGGTGATCGATCGAAAACCCGTGTGTCCTGGCTGGACTCGAAACATTCGTTCTCCTTCGGCCAGCACTACGACCCCGACAACACCCATCACGGACTGTTGCTGGTCAACAACGACGACATCGTCACTGCCGGTCAGGGTTTCGAGACACATCCGCATCGCGACATGGAGATCGTCACGTGGGTGATGCAGGGTTCGCTGGTGCATCAGGATTCCATCGGACACTCCGGAATCATCCATCCCGGCCTCGCGCAACGCATGACCGCAGGCAAGGGCATCATGCACTCCGAGAAGAACGACTCCTGGAGCATCGACGGCAACAGGCACACCGAACCCGTTCGCTTCGTGCAGATGTGGGTGATTCCGGACAGTCCCGGTGCCACGCCCGGATACGAGCAGCTCGAGATCGGCGACGAATTACTGCGAGGCGGGTTGGTCACCGTCGCGTCGGGGATGGACAAGCATCGTGGTCAGGCTGCGATCACCATAGGCCAGAAGTCGGCAGCGCTGCACGCGGCACGGTTGTTGCCCGGAACCTCGGTGACGGTGCCCGACGCCCCGTTCGTGCACCTGTTCGTCGCGCGCGGAACCGTCACGCTCGAGGGAGTGGGCGAGCTCTGGGAGGGTGACGCCGTCCGCATGAGTTCGACTGGTGGACAACGTATCACCGCTACCGAGCCGGCCGAGGTACTGATCTGGGAGATGCATTCGCGACTCGGCGGTTGACATCGGTGTTCGATGACACGTTGATCACGGGAGCTCGTGGTTCTCCTGGATCATCGTCGGCGGAATTCTGCTCGGCCTGATCGCCATCGTGCTCGGCTTCGTCGGACGGTCCAGGTACAAGAAGCGCACCGCCACCAACGGCACCGTGTCACTCTTCGCGATCATTCTCGGTTTCGTGGCCGCAGCGCTGTCCATCGTTCTCGTCGTCGTCGGCGTCGGTCTGTTCAACGCAGGTGGTGGCCAGGACTTCACCGAGTGCGTCTACAGAGCAGGCAGCGACACAGCGGCGCAACAGCAATGTGCCGACGAATTTCAGCAGAACATCGAGAACAGGTTCGACGACTCGACTCCGAACTGAGTCGCCGCACTCACGTCTCGGTGCCCGACGGAGTCCAATCACTTCGGGGCGTCGAGCCCGCCACGACCACCTGATTGCCGCCCTGCTGCTTGGCTTCGTACATCGCCGCGTCGGCTCGTCGCAGCAGCAGCCGTGGTGAGCTCGACGACGTCGAAACCGATGTCTTCGGAGATCGGATACGTGCAGTGTGCGACGCCTATGCTCACCGTCAGGGGTGCGGAGTCGTCCGCGGAATACGCGGCACAGCGATACTTTTCGGCCAGAGCGAGGGCCTCGTTCTCGGCCGATTTGGTCACCACCGCGAATTCCTCACCGCCCACCCGCGCAACCAGCACACCGTCCGTCGTCAACCGACGTGCGATGAGCTGCAGAGCCGCGTCCCCCTGGTGGTGACCGAATCTGTCGTTGATCGACTTGAAACGGTCCACGTCGACGACCATCACCGAGACATCGGCCGCACCGAGGAAATACACCGGTAGTGCCTCGTCGAGCCCTCTTCGGTTGCGCACCTGAGTGAGCGGGTCGAAGTTGGCCGCCTGCGCCTGGACCTGCAGTTTGAGGAGCAGGTACTGGAAGAAGGTGGGGCCCATGAACGTGATGGGGACGAGCACCACGAGTTGCGCGATGGCCAGACCGTGATCGGCGTCGGGCGAGAGCAAGATCAGCACGAAGAACAGCGTCACGGCGGTTGCGGCCCACAGCAGATGCAGCGCCATGACCCTCGGACTGTGGAAGAGCTGGACGTAGACGCTGTTGGCTGCGAGCATCGCGAGGGCCAAGAAGACGGTCTGAGGCGATCCGTAGGACAACAGAATCAGCGTTACTCCGATGTCCGAGTACGCGGCGAACATCAGGGACACCCGCTTCGACGGCCACGGACCCTTCAACCAGGCGACACCGACCAGCAGCGTCGACACGATCGCAACGACGAAGATCGACCGACCGATCGCAGAGGTCGGCGGGGCGTCGGTGAGCAACAGCAAAGCGGCTGCGCCGAGTCCGTACAGGAACGTGCTCAGAGAAGCAGCGAGGCGATACGGTGCGAGCGCACCGTGCAATCCGAGGTAGCTCACCACCGACTCGTAGCTGTGCGGTTGGTTCCACCACGTGCGCAGGAATGTCGATTGCACGTAACCTCCATGCGCGTTCGGCTCAGAGATCACGGACCCG is part of the Rhodococcus sp. SBT000017 genome and harbors:
- a CDS encoding DUF4190 domain-containing protein, encoding MLGFVGRSRYKKRTATNGTVSLFAIILGFVAAALSIVLVVVGVGLFNAGGGQDFTECVYRAGSDTAAQQQCADEFQQNIENRFDDSTPN
- a CDS encoding acyl-ACP desaturase, giving the protein MARDLTQLELLQELVPTAEDNVNRHISMAREWHPHDYVPWDEGRNFAALGGQDYDPEQSKLSDVAQAAMITNLLTEDNLPSYHREIAENFSQDGAWGTWVGRWTAEENRHGIVMRDYLVVTRGVDPVALEEARMIHMTNGFASPAGSQTGLLHSVAYVTFQELATRVSHRNTGKVCDDPIADRMLQRIAADENLHMIFYRNITGAAMDISPDQTLDAVSDIVTNFVMPGAGMPNFRRNGVLMAKHGIYDLRQHLEDVVWPVLRKWSVFERNDFTARGENKREELAAFLEDLERQATKFEEMRDRSLARERAKAEARPS
- a CDS encoding GGDEF domain-containing protein, with the protein product MQSTFLRTWWNQPHSYESVVSYLGLHGALAPYRLAASLSTFLYGLGAAALLLLTDAPPTSAIGRSIFVVAIVSTLLVGVAWLKGPWPSKRVSLMFAAYSDIGVTLILLSYGSPQTVFLALAMLAANSVYVQLFHSPRVMALHLLWAATAVTLFFVLILLSPDADHGLAIAQLVVLVPITFMGPTFFQYLLLKLQVQAQAANFDPLTQVRNRRGLDEALPVYFLGAADVSVMVVDVDRFKSINDRFGHHQGDAALQLIARRLTTDGVLVARVGGEEFAVVTKSAENEALALAEKYRCAAYSADDSAPLTVSIGVAHCTYPISEDIGFDVVELTTAAAATSRRGDVRSQAAGRQSGGRGGLDAPK
- a CDS encoding M50 family metallopeptidase, whose amino-acid sequence is MNEFWDRISAVSPDPPVWIVQVAALAALVIVALPQTWRIARNVVTIAHEGAHLFVALITGRQLMGLRLHSDTSGVAISKGKPTGLGVIAMTFAGYVGPSLLGLGAAFVLGTQHAVAVLWIGVVSIALMLLMIRNIYGLLSLVVVGAALFVVSWWGTGEQQVAAAYFITFFLLIAGPRPVLELQKSRSAGRARDSDADQLARLTFLPGIVWVGLFLLVTVGSLALGAWRILVPVQ
- a CDS encoding YdeI family protein produces the protein MAVMDDAPRVHAETRAQWRTWLTANHGTSESAWLVSWKKATGKPAISYDDAVSEALAVGWVDSRPRKLDDERTMLYFSPRKLTSAWSRPNKIRIETLRDAGLMLPAGESAVEAAVANGSWTVLDEVEDLIVPDDLAAAFAEYAGAENNWNQFPPSARRGILEWIVTAKRPETRAARVHETARLASIGERAARWQPKRDRQ
- the heR gene encoding heliorhodopsin HeR; translation: MARTPHPAIATEHTLSPNRLSRLRIWNLSLSVLHAVQAIAVLVIASDFAIDVTTAYPAGPPGTVVPQAQEAFAVPIGIAVAVFLALAAVDHFVTGAPLRTSYERNLSRGVNPFRWLEYSVSATIMVVLIALYAGITQISALIAIVGANVAMILFGWLQERFDRPGQRPDLTAFWFGCVAGAAPWVAITVNLVGASEVPGFVYGIFFSLFVFFMSFAANQWLQYRRIGPWKDYAYGEFVYLVLSLAAKSALAWQIVAGSLA
- a CDS encoding YdeI/OmpD-associated family protein, giving the protein MSERFRFDAVLEPLTWGKNTYTIIRVPTRLVEAAERWPTRRIDGSIDGLSLNLGLNKADSKVLPGSFVYIGAALQRRLGVRPGDLVSCEFEPADPDLVPVPQDVAEAMEAAHCTSAWERKRPSERRQLLMPIDNAAREQTRAVRVARLVGMLTEKPQPDS
- a CDS encoding TetR/AcrR family transcriptional regulator is translated as MTANKELSARERIMLAAIELADQQGTGRMTMSAVAARARVSRPTLYSYFPDVSRILEAWVEQEVVRVEAQLQDVLEQGAGSDPMTVLGDYIDLQLIYFVESPTRALLTTAALGSPPQSVTGHIERFRADVYGLLSALDRQGRLRADVDVEMLAGLVIAGITSMTSHVLEEQMSPTEARRQLLDILFRGSLRS
- a CDS encoding GtrA family protein; its protein translation is MSTSLKVPAASGSPGCAPRIRSRMLGESVLAQFTRFVIVGVSSNGVYALLFVALASLGSFTANLAGVAASTVLANELHRRHTFHAAGRVGWFQTQWEAGGLALIGLGLSTASLAAVHILFRAAATYLQVLVVIAVSGIFGAARFLALRGWVFRAPNFSGLEPAQK
- a CDS encoding pirin-like bicupin family protein, coding for MSAPLTAHIDVHRAGDRSKTRVSWLDSKHSFSFGQHYDPDNTHHGLLLVNNDDIVTAGQGFETHPHRDMEIVTWVMQGSLVHQDSIGHSGIIHPGLAQRMTAGKGIMHSEKNDSWSIDGNRHTEPVRFVQMWVIPDSPGATPGYEQLEIGDELLRGGLVTVASGMDKHRGQAAITIGQKSAALHAARLLPGTSVTVPDAPFVHLFVARGTVTLEGVGELWEGDAVRMSSTGGQRITATEPAEVLIWEMHSRLGG
- a CDS encoding maltokinase N-terminal cap-like domain-containing protein; its protein translation is MVGSSSSVARTVETQLEDALAAWLPGQRWFGAKGSTVGAVRIVARDVLRDEPHFAAEHLLVEVQLTQDGAAVTQTYQVPLGFRTELTDDLRPWILPVAGEVAVFDALRDPEIIGLYGDALAAGKATGGIEFKIVDGSSVPSGLRGRVLGAEQSNTSVILGDLLLLKLFRQVPPGISPDVELHRALAEAGSVNVAPLRGWLEAEVDGEPTTLGMAQDFAANSAEGWTAALASVQEVFDSPQTPIEELPADFAPDAHRIGAAVAQVHHDLASQLGTAERSVESTAVEEILARISGVARVVPEIAQYIPAATALISRAEASNSTTVQRIHGDLHLGQVLGTPERWLLIDFEGEPAKTLAERRQMDSALRDVAGMLRSFDYAANHLLVDLPEDLSARERAEKWAARSIAAFFDGYASVAGHDPRDESDLLRAYELDKAVYEVLYEARNRPTWLSLPMRAVARLVS